In the genome of Pseudomonadota bacterium, one region contains:
- a CDS encoding carboxypeptidase-like regulatory domain-containing protein, whose amino-acid sequence MISDSYIGKVCPALSLVILSLLLLAGNAADAAELPAEVGGVVTVAGTPLQSGWLALFRADQSCAPDTRGVNRVPDAVAKLNGEGRFRVELSPGLFFIGAVLDSGLAYGGTFSASDRFYLAADGEAGGIRYAVGPGEKIDFGTIAISATDRSGDDGQLFTVQGLISTERGEPVPGAMVMAKRAFDDLKPRFVSRPVDSSGKYLLKLTPGEYLLVARMNGTSFGRPRAGELFGVYGETREVGLQGNFRNVYGREAMVVGEAGAHFVNKDIVMFTIPDPEKIKELRQQAK is encoded by the coding sequence ATGATATCAGATTCTTACATCGGAAAGGTCTGCCCGGCCCTCTCGCTGGTCATTCTGTCGCTGCTGCTTCTCGCGGGGAATGCGGCTGATGCGGCAGAGCTGCCGGCCGAGGTCGGCGGTGTGGTCACCGTTGCCGGGACTCCTTTGCAATCGGGATGGCTGGCCCTTTTCAGGGCGGATCAGTCCTGTGCCCCTGATACCAGAGGGGTGAACAGGGTCCCTGATGCCGTTGCAAAACTCAATGGCGAGGGCAGGTTCCGGGTCGAATTGAGCCCCGGCCTCTTTTTTATCGGGGCAGTCCTGGATAGCGGTCTCGCATACGGGGGAACCTTTTCCGCCAGTGACCGATTCTATCTTGCCGCCGATGGTGAAGCGGGTGGCATAAGGTATGCGGTCGGACCGGGTGAAAAGATCGATTTCGGCACAATCGCCATCTCGGCGACCGACAGGAGCGGCGATGACGGGCAGCTCTTCACTGTCCAGGGCCTGATCAGTACGGAGAGGGGAGAACCTGTTCCCGGGGCAATGGTGATGGCCAAGAGGGCTTTTGACGATCTGAAGCCACGATTTGTCTCAAGACCTGTCGACAGTTCCGGAAAGTATCTCTTGAAACTTACTCCCGGCGAATACCTGCTTGTTGCCAGAATGAACGGGACAAGTTTCGGCAGGCCCCGCGCGGGAGAACTCTTCGGAGTATACGGGGAAACACGGGAGGTCGGCCTTCAGGGGAATTTCAGGAACGTGTATGGGCGGGAAGCGATGGTCGTGGGTGAAGCAGGGGCTCATTTCGTCAACAAGGACATCGTCATGTTCACCATTCCCGACCCGGAAAAGATCAAAGAACTCCGGCAGCAGGCGAAATGA
- the polA gene encoding DNA polymerase I, with amino-acid sequence MTEKVYLIDGSAYIYRAYHAVAPLTNSSGLPTHAVYGFVNILLRVIREKSAKYLAVAFDMKGPTFRHEMYGEYKANRPPMPEDLACQIPYVRDIVGAYNITCLERAGFEADDLIASAARALEKKGLEVVVVSGDKDLLQLVSERITVWEPMQDRVMGPQEVAAKYGIPVAGLLDYFSLVGDSSDNIPGVPGVGPKTAATLIGEYGTLESLYEKIAEVDKKKLAEKLAANREEAFLSRDLIRLKEDLEIPDRAEGYLIPEPDNDKLRELFTFLGFTRLLKSQVENPNLDPKGYRLVGDAGELKKICKKLGAAQALVVDTETTSLDTLTAELVGISLCADEKEAFYVPTGHRREDGSRCPGQLTIEEALGILRPLLEDLRLPKICHNLKFDYGVLATHGVTMKGPLYDTMIASYLLDPSRRSHKLDDLCGEILQVRMTPFSEVVGGDKKGSKKKDEANFALVDIAVARDYSCEDVHGTYLLWEHFRPQLEALDLWDLFAEVEMALVPILSGMERTGILVSQQELETLTGEFGATLADMEREIYRLAGEEFNINSPKQLGEILFEKLNLPHDRKTKTGYSTDANVLEKLANYHDLPAAVINYRNLAKLKSTYADRLLELVHPKTGRVHTSFNQTVTTTGRLSSSDPNLQNIPIRTPEGQRIRQTFIPEKGDLLLGADYSQIELRVLAHYSGDHALADAFLSGRDIHAETAAEVFRVSPAFITPQMRRVAKTINFGIVYGISAFGLSSQLHISRKEAATFIERYFAHYAGVKKYMEEIVERARQDGYVETLLKRRRPLPDIGSANKNTREFAERTAINTPIQGTAADIIKLATIAVDRRLKAENLPARLLLQIHDELVFEVAENKVEKVSALVKEEMESVMKLAVPLVVNVACGKNLAET; translated from the coding sequence ATGACTGAAAAAGTATATCTGATCGACGGCAGCGCCTATATCTACCGGGCCTATCACGCCGTGGCCCCGCTTACCAACAGTTCCGGTCTGCCCACCCACGCCGTGTATGGATTTGTCAATATCCTGCTGCGGGTGATCCGGGAAAAATCCGCCAAATATCTTGCGGTGGCCTTCGATATGAAAGGACCGACCTTCAGGCATGAGATGTACGGCGAGTACAAGGCCAACCGGCCGCCGATGCCGGAGGATCTTGCCTGCCAGATTCCCTACGTGCGGGATATTGTCGGGGCGTACAATATCACCTGTCTGGAACGGGCGGGTTTCGAGGCCGACGACCTGATCGCCTCGGCGGCGAGGGCGCTGGAGAAGAAGGGACTGGAAGTGGTCGTGGTCAGCGGCGACAAGGACCTGCTGCAGCTGGTTTCCGAACGGATAACGGTCTGGGAGCCGATGCAGGACAGGGTGATGGGGCCGCAGGAGGTGGCTGCCAAATACGGCATCCCGGTGGCGGGTCTTCTCGATTACTTCTCGCTGGTCGGCGACAGCTCCGACAATATCCCCGGGGTGCCGGGAGTCGGGCCGAAAACCGCCGCCACCTTGATTGGTGAATACGGCACCCTGGAGTCTCTCTATGAGAAAATTGCCGAGGTCGACAAGAAGAAGCTCGCGGAAAAACTTGCCGCCAACCGGGAAGAGGCTTTCCTGTCCCGCGACCTGATCCGGCTGAAGGAGGATCTTGAGATCCCGGATCGCGCCGAAGGGTATCTGATTCCCGAACCCGACAACGACAAGCTCCGGGAGCTCTTCACCTTTCTCGGGTTCACGAGGCTTTTAAAGAGCCAGGTCGAGAACCCGAACCTCGATCCGAAAGGGTATCGATTGGTCGGGGATGCCGGGGAATTGAAGAAGATCTGTAAAAAGCTCGGCGCGGCGCAGGCCCTGGTCGTCGATACCGAAACCACCTCCCTCGACACCCTGACCGCGGAACTGGTCGGCATCTCGCTCTGCGCGGATGAAAAGGAGGCCTTCTATGTTCCCACCGGTCATCGGCGGGAAGACGGCTCCCGGTGCCCCGGCCAGCTGACGATTGAGGAGGCGCTCGGGATCTTGCGGCCGCTCCTGGAAGATCTGCGGCTGCCGAAGATCTGCCACAATCTTAAATTCGATTACGGGGTCCTCGCCACCCACGGGGTGACCATGAAGGGGCCGTTGTACGATACGATGATCGCCTCTTACCTGCTCGATCCCTCCCGGCGCTCCCACAAGCTCGATGATCTCTGCGGCGAGATCCTGCAGGTCAGGATGACTCCCTTTTCCGAGGTGGTCGGCGGTGATAAAAAGGGGAGCAAGAAGAAAGATGAGGCCAACTTCGCGCTGGTCGACATCGCGGTTGCCAGGGATTACTCCTGTGAAGACGTCCATGGAACGTATCTTCTCTGGGAGCATTTCCGGCCGCAGCTCGAAGCGCTCGACCTCTGGGATCTTTTTGCGGAAGTCGAGATGGCGCTGGTCCCGATCCTGTCGGGCATGGAGCGGACCGGGATCCTGGTTTCGCAGCAGGAACTTGAGACGCTCACCGGGGAATTCGGGGCAACTCTTGCCGATATGGAACGGGAGATCTATCGCCTGGCCGGGGAGGAATTCAACATCAATTCCCCGAAACAGCTGGGCGAGATCCTCTTTGAAAAACTGAACCTGCCCCACGACCGGAAGACCAAGACCGGGTACTCCACCGACGCGAACGTCCTCGAAAAACTCGCCAACTACCACGACCTGCCTGCGGCGGTGATCAATTACCGAAACCTGGCCAAGCTGAAGTCCACCTATGCCGACCGGCTGCTGGAGCTCGTTCATCCGAAAACCGGCCGGGTCCACACCTCGTTCAACCAGACGGTCACCACCACCGGCAGGCTTTCGAGCAGTGACCCGAACCTCCAGAACATCCCGATCAGGACCCCGGAAGGGCAGCGGATCAGGCAGACCTTCATCCCCGAAAAAGGGGATCTTCTGCTGGGCGCCGATTATTCCCAGATCGAGCTGCGGGTCCTCGCCCATTATTCCGGCGACCACGCCCTGGCTGACGCCTTTCTCTCCGGCCGCGACATCCATGCAGAGACCGCCGCCGAGGTATTCCGGGTCAGTCCGGCCTTTATCACCCCCCAGATGCGAAGGGTCGCGAAGACCATCAACTTCGGCATCGTCTACGGGATCAGCGCCTTCGGCCTTTCAAGCCAGCTCCACATCAGCAGGAAGGAGGCGGCGACTTTTATCGAACGCTATTTCGCCCATTATGCCGGGGTTAAAAAGTATATGGAGGAGATCGTCGAGCGGGCCCGGCAGGACGGCTACGTGGAAACCCTGTTGAAACGCCGCCGACCGTTGCCGGACATCGGAAGCGCGAACAAAAACACCCGGGAATTTGCCGAACGGACCGCGATCAACACCCCGATCCAGGGCACCGCGGCCGACATCATCAAGCTTGCGACCATCGCGGTGGACCGGCGATTGAAGGCAGAAAATCTCCCGGCCCGGCTTCTCCTGCAGATCCATGACGAGCTGGTTTTCGAAGTGGCGGAAAACAAGGTGGAAAAGGTCTCCGCGCTGGTGAAAGAGGAGATGGAATCGGTCATGAAGCTGGCCGTGCCCCTGGTGGTCAACGTGGCGTGCGGCAAGAATCTCGCCGAAACATGA
- the flgM gene encoding flagellar biosynthesis anti-sigma factor FlgM, whose product MKLNSIYPQNKARTESRVEVKKGGDAKAEGKPPETTATGGTDTVQLSANSREAGTIRQILDSTPTVRAERIEEIKGRIERGEYQVDPNEVADRMLVSLLTDSMKQ is encoded by the coding sequence ATGAAACTGAACAGCATCTACCCACAGAACAAGGCCAGGACTGAAAGCAGGGTCGAGGTGAAAAAAGGCGGTGATGCCAAAGCCGAGGGGAAACCTCCGGAAACCACGGCCACCGGCGGAACCGACACCGTCCAGCTCTCTGCAAACTCCCGCGAGGCAGGAACAATTCGCCAGATCCTAGACAGCACGCCGACCGTGAGGGCCGAGCGGATCGAAGAGATCAAAGGCCGGATCGAACGGGGTGAATATCAGGTCGATCCCAATGAGGTGGCGGACAGGATGCTGGTGAGCCTGCTGACTGACTCCATGAAGCAGTAA
- the fliW gene encoding flagellar assembly protein FliW, translating into MSWTSLTGGGRKNSRAGSPATVLPEAEDVEAATQRHAIVSTTRFGDLEIDQERVITMTAPFWGFPGSTRFFLQSHSGNSPLMWLQSIDDPALAFVVVPPAVIDREFKPPITGPVRKELGIDRDGDLDVLVILTVPAGRPREMTANLLAPVVINVRKRLAKQVLLDPVQYDPCWPVFG; encoded by the coding sequence ATGTCCTGGACGTCTTTGACGGGCGGGGGACGAAAAAACAGTAGGGCCGGTTCACCAGCAACAGTTTTACCGGAGGCGGAAGACGTGGAAGCGGCAACCCAGAGACATGCAATAGTCAGCACCACCAGGTTCGGCGATCTTGAAATTGACCAGGAGCGGGTGATCACGATGACCGCCCCGTTCTGGGGATTTCCCGGATCGACCCGGTTTTTCCTGCAGAGCCACAGCGGCAATTCACCCCTGATGTGGCTGCAGTCCATAGATGATCCGGCGTTGGCCTTTGTGGTGGTGCCGCCGGCGGTGATCGACCGGGAGTTCAAGCCGCCGATTACCGGGCCGGTCAGAAAGGAGCTCGGGATAGACCGCGACGGTGATCTGGACGTGCTGGTGATCCTGACTGTGCCCGCCGGCCGACCCAGGGAGATGACCGCGAACCTCCTTGCCCCGGTGGTGATCAACGTCCGGAAGCGTCTTGCCAAGCAGGTCCTGCTCGACCCGGTGCAGTACGACCCGTGCTGGCCGGTGTTCGGGTAA
- the csrA gene encoding carbon storage regulator CsrA, whose protein sequence is MLVLSRKAGEAIVVGDDITLRILEVKGGLVRIGIEAPEEVSIHREEVFKKILDENLKAASEAPADLADVLDVFDGRGTKKQ, encoded by the coding sequence ATGCTGGTACTGTCAAGAAAGGCCGGAGAGGCGATCGTCGTCGGCGACGATATCACATTAAGGATTCTTGAGGTCAAGGGAGGTCTGGTCAGAATCGGGATCGAGGCCCCGGAGGAGGTGAGCATCCACCGGGAAGAGGTCTTCAAAAAGATTCTCGACGAAAATCTCAAGGCGGCCAGTGAGGCGCCTGCCGATCTTGCTGATGTCCTGGACGTCTTTGACGGGCGGGGGACGAAAAAACAGTAG
- a CDS encoding flagellar protein FlgN has product MEKLHEAKPGVVAALFASLEKEIALCEELVTVLDIEKAALIAMNMQELIRLSGLKQNLAERISRQDEYLRETIVRLVEDSDGRVYKLSALEPVIADDEAASLRRYREKLSSLRFKIEDRNLVNRRFAEETMKYIGDAISMITGAIAEHTAYQSRGNHSPSTPRPALISREV; this is encoded by the coding sequence ATGGAAAAACTGCACGAAGCAAAGCCCGGAGTGGTGGCGGCCCTTTTCGCGAGCCTTGAAAAAGAGATCGCACTCTGCGAGGAACTGGTCACCGTTCTCGATATCGAAAAAGCCGCCTTGATCGCGATGAACATGCAGGAGCTGATCAGGCTCTCCGGTCTGAAGCAGAACCTTGCCGAACGGATCAGCCGCCAGGATGAATACCTGCGGGAGACCATCGTCCGGCTGGTTGAGGATTCCGACGGCCGGGTCTACAAGCTCTCCGCGCTCGAACCGGTGATCGCCGATGATGAAGCGGCGTCCCTCCGGCGTTACCGGGAAAAACTTTCCAGCCTGCGCTTCAAGATCGAGGACCGCAATCTGGTGAACCGCCGTTTTGCCGAAGAGACCATGAAGTATATCGGGGATGCGATTTCGATGATCACCGGGGCCATCGCCGAACACACGGCCTATCAGAGCCGGGGCAACCACAGTCCTTCCACCCCAAGGCCCGCCCTGATAAGCAGGGAGGTCTGA
- a CDS encoding rod-binding protein has product MGDNNFVLSLKKTGGPTDTVISKGRSGNSVQGREGKLSRDEELRGACKDFEAILLRQLLSAMRKSIPKGELFGDSHAREMYQTLQDEALADQLSRGRGAGLGEVLYRQLSGQNRRTVGNR; this is encoded by the coding sequence ATGGGTGACAATAATTTTGTTTTAAGCCTCAAGAAAACGGGCGGTCCGACCGATACCGTAATAAGTAAAGGCAGGTCCGGAAATTCGGTTCAGGGAAGAGAAGGGAAGCTCTCCCGGGATGAGGAACTCCGCGGGGCCTGTAAGGATTTCGAGGCAATCCTCCTCAGACAATTGTTGTCAGCCATGAGAAAAAGTATTCCGAAAGGAGAGCTGTTCGGCGACAGTCATGCCAGGGAGATGTACCAGACCCTGCAGGACGAGGCGCTTGCCGATCAACTTTCCAGAGGCCGCGGCGCCGGGCTTGGCGAGGTGCTGTACCGACAGCTTTCGGGGCAGAACAGGCGGACGGTCGGCAACAGATGA
- a CDS encoding flagellar basal body P-ring protein FlgI has translation MKNGSRAGVSVSGRRGLFLLVVLTAWLAMGATSQGARIKDLAVVKGVRDNQLVGYGLVVGLKGTGDSNRASFTTQGLANMLENLGVHVAKDDLRVKNVAGVMITAKLPAFAKPGQKIDVLLSSLGDARSLQGGNLVATQLKGLDNMIYAMAQGAVVIGGTDEQKHETVGRIPGGATVEKDVPVSWVGRETITLTLNNQDFTTVSRMVRSVDSLLGGPYAVARDGATVDVKVPELFKNNEVSLLAALENLEVEPDSIARVILDERTGTVVMGDNIRLGRMALSHGNLSIKVGGEEASGEQGSLLTIEHGTSLGEVVRALNSIGVTPRDMVSIFQSIKASGALQAELEII, from the coding sequence ATGAAGAATGGAAGTCGGGCCGGGGTATCTGTTTCGGGAAGAAGGGGGCTATTTCTGCTGGTCGTGCTGACGGCCTGGCTGGCGATGGGGGCAACCAGCCAGGGTGCCAGGATCAAGGACCTGGCGGTGGTCAAGGGGGTCAGGGACAACCAGCTGGTCGGTTACGGTCTGGTCGTCGGCCTGAAGGGGACCGGCGACAGCAACCGGGCCTCGTTTACCACCCAGGGGTTGGCCAACATGTTGGAGAACCTGGGGGTCCATGTGGCCAAGGACGATCTGCGGGTCAAGAACGTCGCCGGGGTGATGATTACCGCAAAGCTCCCGGCCTTCGCCAAACCGGGCCAGAAAATCGACGTCCTTCTTTCCTCCCTGGGTGACGCAAGGTCACTGCAGGGCGGTAATCTGGTGGCGACCCAGCTGAAGGGGCTGGATAACATGATTTATGCAATGGCCCAGGGGGCGGTGGTCATCGGCGGAACCGATGAACAGAAGCATGAAACCGTGGGCCGGATTCCCGGGGGGGCCACCGTCGAAAAGGATGTGCCGGTCAGCTGGGTGGGCAGGGAGACGATCACCCTGACCCTGAACAATCAGGATTTTACAACGGTGTCAAGAATGGTTCGCTCCGTTGATTCCCTGCTGGGCGGCCCGTATGCGGTGGCCAGAGACGGCGCCACTGTTGATGTGAAAGTTCCCGAGTTGTTTAAAAATAACGAGGTGAGCCTTCTTGCCGCCCTGGAAAACCTTGAAGTGGAACCCGATTCGATTGCCCGGGTGATCCTCGACGAGAGGACCGGCACGGTGGTTATGGGTGATAATATCAGGCTTGGCCGAATGGCCCTGTCCCACGGTAATCTCAGTATAAAAGTCGGCGGAGAAGAAGCTTCCGGGGAGCAGGGCAGTCTCCTGACCATCGAACACGGCACCTCGCTCGGAGAGGTGGTCAGGGCCCTGAACTCGATCGGGGTGACCCCGCGGGACATGGTCTCGATATTCCAGTCGATCAAGGCCTCCGGAGCACTGCAGGCCGAGCTTGAGATAATTTAA
- a CDS encoding flagellar basal body L-ring protein FlgH, whose amino-acid sequence MKKRILLAGGVVFLLLNGCVAVSGENSKSAPRTELPPTYIMPGAEKPLPVVREGAIFRTGTGMDLYSDSRARRIGDLVMVKIVETSSGSKKATTTTERKSTVSGGVTSLFGIEKWLGERNSRFTPSATSLQAGLTNDFEGTGETKRNSNVTATITARVMDITVDDNLLIRGFREIRVNNETQHIILSGLIRPADIAEDNSILSSHISDARIEYSGSGIISEKQQPGWLARTFDVVWPF is encoded by the coding sequence ATGAAGAAAAGAATACTGCTGGCGGGTGGGGTTGTCTTTCTGCTGTTGAACGGCTGCGTCGCCGTAAGTGGTGAGAATTCTAAGTCGGCGCCCCGTACGGAACTGCCGCCAACCTACATCATGCCCGGTGCGGAAAAACCATTGCCGGTGGTTCGGGAAGGAGCCATCTTTCGGACCGGGACCGGCATGGATCTGTACAGTGACAGCCGGGCGAGAAGGATCGGGGACCTGGTGATGGTGAAAATTGTCGAAACCTCAAGCGGCTCAAAGAAGGCGACGACTACCACCGAGAGAAAGTCAACGGTCAGCGGCGGGGTAACGAGCCTCTTCGGGATCGAGAAATGGCTGGGTGAGCGGAACAGCCGTTTCACGCCATCAGCCACTTCCCTGCAGGCGGGGCTCACCAATGATTTCGAAGGCACCGGCGAGACCAAGCGCAACAGCAACGTTACGGCAACCATTACCGCGAGGGTCATGGACATCACCGTTGATGACAATCTCCTGATCCGCGGTTTCAGGGAGATCCGGGTCAACAACGAAACCCAGCACATCATCCTCTCCGGCCTGATCCGCCCGGCCGACATTGCAGAAGACAACTCCATCCTTTCCTCCCATATCTCCGATGCCCGGATCGAATACAGCGGCTCGGGAATCATCAGCGAAAAGCAGCAGCCGGGCTGGCTCGCCCGCACCTTTGACGTGGTCTGGCCGTTCTGA
- the flgA gene encoding flagellar basal body P-ring formation chaperone FlgA, whose amino-acid sequence MVMRILSTLLAIFLLAPGVAAGSAAGELLDEEALLRIFEKYVTALTPWPKADLEIRKFRIVSGKINPVEGEIEYRMVGNVPDKHPGYKNLELAISAAGKELGRVKLSGELHRFGTVACTVNKVDRGDVLRREDIRMIRSDLTWQSAGVIFNPENAVGKRLRNSLRAGSVLLADHLAEQPLVSRGDTVTIMAGRASLMVTAPGRVREDGTEGELVRVKNMMSRKVLLARVRDDRTVVVDY is encoded by the coding sequence ATGGTGATGAGGATCCTCTCCACTCTGCTCGCGATTTTCCTGCTGGCGCCGGGGGTAGCGGCAGGATCCGCCGCCGGGGAGCTGCTTGACGAAGAGGCGCTGCTCCGTATCTTCGAGAAATATGTGACCGCGCTCACCCCCTGGCCGAAGGCGGATCTTGAGATCAGGAAGTTCCGGATCGTCTCCGGGAAGATCAATCCGGTGGAAGGCGAGATCGAGTACCGGATGGTCGGCAATGTCCCCGATAAACACCCTGGCTACAAGAACCTTGAGCTGGCGATCTCGGCGGCAGGCAAAGAGCTGGGCAGGGTGAAACTCTCCGGGGAGCTGCACCGGTTCGGGACCGTTGCCTGCACGGTCAACAAGGTCGACCGGGGAGACGTGCTGCGGAGAGAAGATATCAGAATGATCAGGAGTGATCTGACCTGGCAGTCGGCGGGGGTGATTTTCAATCCTGAGAATGCGGTGGGGAAGAGATTACGCAACAGCCTGCGGGCCGGGTCGGTGCTGCTGGCAGACCATCTTGCCGAGCAGCCGCTCGTCAGTCGCGGGGACACGGTAACGATCATGGCCGGCAGGGCGTCTCTGATGGTAACCGCTCCGGGTCGGGTCCGGGAGGACGGAACGGAAGGGGAGCTGGTCAGGGTCAAGAACATGATGAGCAGAAAGGTTCTCCTGGCCAGAGTCAGGGATGACAGGACCGTGGTGGTTGATTATTGA
- the flgG gene encoding flagellar basal-body rod protein FlgG, with amino-acid sequence MIRALYSARTGMIGQQLQLDTISNNLANVNTSGFKKSRTQFEDLYYQEIRAVGATTGDGGQVPSGIQVGMGVRPTSVQKIFTQGDYTETGNELDWAIEGKGFFQIVRDGEEFYSRAGSFTRDADGFIVNQNGDRLQPEFAIPAGTTVITIDKTGLLTAKDNNQQILASVQVTLHDFVNPGGLRAVGGNLFKVTDASGDPTEANPGSDGLGTIAQRFIETSNVDVTEEMINLIVTQRAFEVNSKAVTTADRLLEIGNSLVR; translated from the coding sequence ATGATCCGCGCATTGTATTCAGCCCGCACGGGCATGATCGGCCAGCAGCTGCAGCTGGACACCATTTCCAACAACCTGGCAAATGTCAACACCTCCGGGTTCAAGAAGAGCCGGACCCAGTTCGAGGACCTGTATTACCAGGAAATCAGGGCGGTGGGCGCAACCACCGGTGACGGCGGCCAGGTGCCGAGCGGTATCCAGGTCGGTATGGGTGTGCGGCCGACCTCGGTCCAGAAGATTTTTACCCAGGGCGATTACACCGAAACCGGCAATGAGCTCGACTGGGCCATTGAGGGCAAGGGTTTTTTCCAGATCGTCAGGGACGGAGAGGAATTCTACAGCCGGGCGGGAAGTTTCACCCGTGACGCGGACGGCTTTATCGTGAACCAGAACGGTGATCGGTTGCAGCCGGAGTTCGCCATCCCGGCCGGGACCACGGTGATCACCATCGACAAGACCGGTCTGCTGACCGCCAAGGACAACAACCAGCAGATCCTCGCCTCGGTCCAGGTGACTCTGCATGATTTCGTCAATCCCGGCGGCTTGCGGGCGGTGGGTGGCAATCTTTTCAAAGTCACCGACGCCTCGGGCGATCCCACCGAGGCGAATCCGGGTTCCGACGGCCTCGGGACCATCGCCCAGAGATTTATCGAAACCTCGAATGTCGATGTGACCGAGGAGATGATCAACCTGATTGTGACCCAACGCGCCTTCGAGGTGAATTCCAAAGCGGTGACCACAGCCGACCGGCTGCTCGAGATCGGCAACAGTCTGGTGAGATAG
- the flgF gene encoding flagellar basal-body rod protein FlgF, with amino-acid sequence MFIKNKLALIESLETMVAQEQRMNQISNNLANVDSAGYKRESNTFHEVLIKHMDRPPRVGKGVKVITDHSQGTLEPTANPLDVAISGEGFFRVQTPDGVRYTRAGNFQLNREGQLATSNGHLVLGESGTIVIEGERVTVTSTGAVIVDDAEVARLQVVRFADPALLEKEGLNLFRPVGDEGGEEAATDFTVQQGYLEGANVNTIVEMTAMMDLYRDYESQQRVIRVVDEMNSDTVSRVGRLA; translated from the coding sequence GTGTTCATAAAAAACAAACTTGCCCTGATTGAAAGCCTGGAAACGATGGTTGCCCAGGAGCAGCGGATGAACCAGATCAGCAACAACCTGGCCAACGTTGATTCTGCCGGATACAAGCGGGAAAGCAACACCTTTCATGAGGTGCTGATCAAGCACATGGACCGGCCGCCAAGGGTCGGCAAGGGGGTAAAGGTAATTACCGACCACAGCCAGGGGACCCTTGAGCCCACGGCAAACCCGCTCGATGTGGCGATCTCCGGGGAGGGGTTTTTCAGGGTCCAGACCCCCGACGGGGTCAGGTATACCAGGGCGGGGAATTTCCAATTGAACAGGGAGGGGCAGCTGGCCACTTCAAACGGCCACCTTGTGCTGGGGGAGAGCGGCACCATCGTGATCGAGGGGGAGCGGGTCACGGTCACCAGCACCGGCGCGGTCATTGTTGATGACGCCGAGGTGGCGCGGTTGCAGGTTGTCAGATTTGCTGACCCGGCCCTGCTTGAAAAAGAGGGGTTGAACCTGTTCCGGCCGGTCGGTGACGAAGGCGGGGAAGAGGCGGCAACGGATTTCACCGTGCAGCAGGGGTATCTGGAAGGGGCGAATGTCAACACCATCGTCGAGATGACCGCGATGATGGACCTCTACCGGGATTACGAGTCCCAGCAGAGAGTGATCAGGGTGGTCGATGAAATGAACAGCGACACGGTGAGCCGGGTCGGCAGGCTCGCCTAA